A region from the Stygiolobus caldivivus genome encodes:
- a CDS encoding acetate uptake transporter, translating into MTEQKRANPAPLGLSGFALTTLVLSVYNAGLLSQGESAVLGLAAFYGGLAQLLAGILEWRAGNTFGYVAFFTYGAFWEWYFLTSMLGGAAAQGIGLVLIAFGIFTLVMWFGTFRSNLGLFMTFLLLWITFFLLGAGLMVNSTALVHAGGYVGILTAIAAWYTGLAAVVAEALGVSPPLGRPLMK; encoded by the coding sequence ATGACGGAACAAAAAAGGGCTAATCCTGCACCACTAGGTCTATCAGGGTTCGCACTGACTACGTTAGTACTGTCTGTCTATAATGCTGGTTTATTATCACAAGGTGAATCTGCAGTACTCGGGTTAGCTGCATTCTACGGCGGGCTTGCACAATTACTTGCAGGAATACTCGAGTGGAGGGCTGGAAATACATTCGGTTATGTTGCCTTTTTTACTTACGGGGCCTTCTGGGAGTGGTATTTCCTGACTTCGATGCTCGGCGGAGCTGCAGCCCAAGGGATAGGCTTAGTCCTCATAGCTTTCGGTATATTCACTTTAGTGATGTGGTTCGGGACTTTCAGGAGTAACCTTGGACTGTTTATGACTTTCCTACTGTTATGGATAACTTTCTTCCTCCTCGGAGCAGGTCTCATGGTTAACAGTACAGCTCTAGTCCATGCTGGAGGGTATGTAGGGATACTTACGGCCATTGCGGCTTGGTATACGGGACTTGCTGCCGTTGTCGCGGAAGCATTAGGTGTATCTCCTCCTTTGGGACGGCCTTTAATGAAATAA
- the acs gene encoding acetate--CoA ligase, which translates to MSVSWALPFDKEIRIKSNKEIDINTYKKIHEASITDVKSFWSSVATELDWFKPWERVLDDSNPPFYKWFVGGELNASYLSVDRHARGWRKNKVALIWEGEPLDNNGNPKEVRKLTYQDLYREVNRVAYLMKERYKLKKGDTIAIYLPMIPELPIFMLAAARLGVVFTVVFSGFSSDALANRINDAEAKLLITADGGWRKGKIVELKNIADKSLEKTPSVRHVIVVRRTGAKVNMVEGRDEYYDDVMKDVPLNTYVEPERVKSEDPLYILYTSGTTGKPKGIVHDTGGYMTLLHATMKWVFDIRDEDVYWCTADIGWVTGHSYIVFGPLMEGATEVMYEGALDYPKPDRWVSIIERYGVSVLYTSPTAIRSFMKYGDSWIKSHDTSSVRLMHSVGEPINPEAWEWFWKLVGREEIPFGSTWWMTETGGIMISHLPGLYLIPLKPGTNGMPLPGIQADVVDDNGNPAKPETRGYLVIKQPWPGMPLTIYKDPERYVNVYWSKFPNMFYAGDYAVKDDDGYFWVLGRADEVIKVAGHRLGTYELESALIEHPAVAEAAVIGVPDPIKGEVPYGFIILRQGYSPSPQLTQEILKTVREKVGPIAVIDKVFFVGKLPKTRSGKIMRRVVRAVITNSQVGDITTLEDEASVDEIRKAYEEFKQEFQKIS; encoded by the coding sequence ATGTCAGTTTCGTGGGCACTACCTTTTGATAAAGAAATAAGGATAAAATCGAATAAGGAAATCGACATTAATACGTATAAAAAAATCCATGAAGCATCGATAACTGACGTCAAATCCTTCTGGTCCTCCGTAGCTACAGAACTAGACTGGTTTAAGCCTTGGGAAAGAGTACTGGATGACTCTAACCCCCCGTTTTATAAATGGTTTGTTGGCGGCGAACTTAATGCCTCCTACCTTTCAGTGGACAGACACGCTAGAGGATGGAGGAAAAATAAGGTAGCGTTAATTTGGGAAGGAGAACCCTTAGACAATAACGGTAACCCTAAGGAGGTCAGAAAGCTTACATATCAGGATCTCTATAGAGAAGTAAACAGAGTAGCATATTTAATGAAGGAGAGATATAAGCTCAAGAAAGGAGATACAATAGCTATTTATTTGCCCATGATCCCTGAACTCCCCATATTTATGTTAGCAGCAGCTAGATTGGGGGTAGTGTTTACCGTAGTATTTTCCGGGTTCAGTTCGGACGCATTAGCTAACAGGATAAACGACGCTGAGGCTAAGCTCCTTATCACAGCAGATGGTGGGTGGAGGAAGGGGAAGATTGTAGAGTTAAAGAACATAGCTGATAAGTCTTTAGAAAAGACTCCCAGCGTAAGACACGTTATTGTAGTGAGGAGAACTGGAGCAAAAGTAAACATGGTAGAAGGAAGAGACGAATATTACGATGATGTGATGAAGGATGTGCCATTAAATACCTATGTAGAGCCTGAAAGAGTTAAGTCGGAAGACCCGCTTTATATCCTTTACACTTCTGGGACTACCGGTAAACCTAAAGGTATCGTCCATGACACTGGAGGCTACATGACGTTACTTCATGCTACAATGAAATGGGTGTTCGATATTAGGGACGAAGACGTTTATTGGTGTACTGCAGACATAGGATGGGTTACCGGTCATTCCTACATAGTATTTGGTCCCCTAATGGAAGGTGCAACTGAAGTAATGTATGAAGGTGCATTAGATTACCCCAAACCAGATAGGTGGGTATCTATTATAGAACGTTACGGTGTATCAGTCTTATATACATCGCCGACTGCAATTAGGTCGTTTATGAAATATGGAGATTCGTGGATAAAGTCACACGATACATCGAGTGTTAGGTTAATGCACTCTGTGGGGGAGCCCATCAACCCGGAGGCATGGGAGTGGTTTTGGAAATTAGTAGGGAGAGAGGAGATCCCCTTCGGCAGTACTTGGTGGATGACCGAGACCGGAGGTATAATGATTTCCCACCTACCCGGACTCTATCTTATCCCGTTAAAGCCTGGGACTAACGGGATGCCCTTACCCGGTATTCAGGCAGATGTGGTCGACGATAACGGTAATCCCGCTAAACCCGAAACGAGGGGTTATCTAGTGATCAAACAGCCTTGGCCCGGTATGCCCTTAACCATATATAAAGACCCTGAGAGGTACGTAAACGTATACTGGAGCAAGTTCCCTAACATGTTTTATGCAGGCGATTACGCTGTAAAAGACGACGACGGCTACTTCTGGGTCTTGGGAAGGGCTGATGAGGTCATAAAAGTAGCAGGTCACAGACTCGGCACATACGAGCTCGAGTCAGCTTTAATAGAACACCCAGCCGTTGCTGAAGCTGCAGTTATAGGTGTCCCAGACCCCATTAAGGGAGAAGTCCCTTACGGCTTTATAATCCTAAGGCAAGGGTACTCTCCTTCTCCTCAGTTGACTCAGGAGATCTTGAAGACTGTAAGAGAGAAAGTGGGACCTATAGCAGTAATCGATAAAGTATTCTTTGTAGGGAAGTTGCCTAAGACAAGGAGCGGAAAGATAATGAGGAGAGTAGTAAGGGCAGTTATAACTAACTCTCAAGTAGGCGATATAACTACACTTGAAGATGAAGCATCTGTAGATGAGATCAGGAAGGCTTATGAGGAGTTTAAGCAAGAGTTTCAGAAGATAAGTTAA
- a CDS encoding nucleotidyltransferase domain-containing protein encodes MTRDIEPGAEVYVIGGVAEDRITVLSDIDILIVVKRKLEGKEKMELRKKVFFRAMDFYDLPFDAPVELHVEDEESEKKFTGKRIRIET; translated from the coding sequence GTGACCCGTGATATAGAGCCTGGTGCTGAGGTATATGTTATAGGTGGTGTTGCTGAAGACCGCATAACAGTACTCAGTGACATTGATATACTTATCGTCGTTAAGAGGAAGTTAGAGGGGAAGGAAAAGATGGAATTAAGGAAAAAAGTGTTCTTTAGGGCAATGGACTTCTATGACCTACCCTTCGACGCCCCGGTGGAACTGCATGTGGAAGACGAGGAAAGTGAAAAGAAGTTTACGGGTAAAAGGATAAGAATTGAGACCTAG
- a CDS encoding HEPN domain-containing protein → MSGIRVWRLKRRALRFLTDAKDDYVEGYYDVSAFHVGQSLQLYNKAVILEIFGKEYRGHGIRESFSYLSKLLRENGYSELATKVDEMVREYRNKLVSVEDAYLDSRYEDVEYDEGVMELISFAEKAINFLEEVVKSVKLG, encoded by the coding sequence GTGAGCGGGATAAGGGTCTGGAGGTTAAAGAGGAGGGCTTTAAGGTTTTTAACAGACGCTAAGGACGACTACGTTGAAGGCTATTATGACGTTAGTGCCTTTCACGTCGGACAGTCGCTCCAACTTTATAACAAAGCCGTTATCCTCGAGATATTCGGAAAGGAGTATAGGGGGCACGGTATAAGGGAGTCGTTCAGCTACTTGTCTAAACTCCTGAGAGAGAATGGCTATAGCGAATTAGCTACTAAGGTCGACGAAATGGTAAGGGAGTACAGAAATAAGTTAGTATCGGTTGAAGACGCTTACCTAGACTCACGTTATGAGGACGTTGAATACGACGAAGGAGTAATGGAGTTAATCAGTTTTGCTGAAAAAGCCATTAATTTCCTTGAGGAGGTGGTAAAATCTGTCAAGCTGGGTTAA
- a CDS encoding DUF973 family protein: MSSSEGIGLRELRISSLIAVLGSIFSLIGTIVSVVISYENPVQLGRTTIQTLSLVVDGMAVLASAFVFIQAVMVRNGFDILRYIYPEFGLGKTGGTTLLATAVVLIIFSAYIIELSTIRESASTGIGTITSGITSLTLLGVVTPIMVFVDLGYVLLGLGLYRVGKKYTNGLVRLSGVLFIVLLPIAILLVLIGLHYDNKAVYYSGKFLYSLSPLIPALLAFIGIGKTLSTLLLRQSPQQFNYQVTSQSYNYQPTTLQPQQVPVPPPQPPQPPQPPQQANYQIQTTPPPPQQQLTQQQPTQPTPYQYGSGKIYSNGIAEFTVYSPYQVQVLKASLYGTNYTTTNITPYQLNVGYNNLRAVFTLNQGLVPNTAYTIQLFLSNGQVINVQVVSS; this comes from the coding sequence ATGAGTAGTTCAGAAGGAATTGGGTTAAGAGAACTGAGGATCAGTAGCCTAATAGCGGTATTAGGGTCTATATTTTCCCTTATCGGGACTATTGTATCAGTCGTTATCTCATACGAGAATCCAGTTCAGTTAGGGCGTACTACGATCCAAACCTTGTCACTGGTAGTCGACGGTATGGCCGTTTTAGCTAGTGCTTTTGTGTTTATACAAGCTGTAATGGTCAGGAATGGCTTCGACATATTAAGGTACATATACCCGGAATTTGGTTTAGGGAAGACCGGCGGGACGACACTACTGGCTACCGCAGTGGTACTGATAATCTTCTCTGCATACATAATTGAGCTATCGACAATAAGAGAGAGTGCGTCAACGGGAATAGGGACTATCACAAGTGGGATTACCTCACTTACACTCCTAGGAGTAGTCACACCTATCATGGTCTTTGTAGATTTAGGCTATGTGCTACTTGGACTCGGACTTTACAGGGTAGGTAAGAAATACACTAATGGGTTGGTAAGGTTAAGTGGAGTCTTATTTATCGTCTTACTACCTATAGCTATTCTACTCGTACTCATAGGTTTGCACTACGATAACAAAGCCGTGTATTATTCAGGGAAGTTCTTATACTCGCTATCACCACTGATACCCGCTTTGCTCGCCTTCATAGGTATAGGGAAGACATTATCGACGCTTTTATTGCGCCAGTCCCCTCAACAGTTTAACTACCAAGTAACGTCACAGAGTTACAACTACCAACCCACTACCCTTCAACCTCAACAAGTCCCGGTACCACCTCCGCAACCACCCCAACCTCCGCAACCACCACAGCAGGCCAACTACCAGATACAAACTACACCGCCTCCTCCACAACAGCAACTTACTCAACAACAACCTACACAGCCTACCCCCTACCAGTACGGTTCAGGAAAGATTTACAGTAACGGTATCGCTGAATTTACCGTCTATTCTCCCTATCAGGTACAAGTGCTTAAGGCGAGCCTTTACGGGACTAACTACACGACTACCAACATTACACCGTATCAGCTAAACGTCGGTTACAACAACTTGCGAGCTGTATTTACACTAAACCAAGGGCTGGTTCCAAACACAGCCTATACGATACAACTATTCTTATCTAACGGACAAGTAATAAACGTCCAAGTCGTATCTTCTTAA
- a CDS encoding MFS transporter: MKPLRTYIMLKNFALSLTQPFIAFLSALSGVNGEALAIISSAGTVLPSIVQFLLGFMRAKGKQLVVLGSAIVGGLWIILSLIPFGSVVFVVFYVLLEAGLGISLFGWYLIMDKVSTSSRGRVLAQYSFYSTLGGLIATLITGFFVGDDKALIRPFFMTTGLLMVTDSYIAYKFDVDYERPPLKGLRVSRELRDFLVVTFAFNVIWSSAWPIFPLAQVYVFNMNFENIAIIDTISGVSTLLMQNWVGRLVDKNRKMVMFTGRLALATFPLAYALSSSVYEIYLANVIAGFTNSVNSTAYLSYLYDSSKDTRKSIGLYNVITALGDLTGSSIGGITAEIVTNTFGLVRGIREMMLAIALLRVIASLFYLKLHEPIKA; this comes from the coding sequence GTGAAACCATTAAGGACTTACATCATGCTGAAAAACTTTGCACTGAGCCTGACACAGCCCTTTATCGCCTTTCTCTCAGCCCTCTCGGGAGTTAATGGAGAAGCATTGGCGATAATCTCGTCAGCAGGCACTGTTTTGCCTTCAATAGTCCAGTTCTTATTAGGCTTCATGAGGGCTAAGGGAAAACAGCTAGTGGTCTTAGGCTCTGCAATAGTAGGGGGCTTATGGATAATACTTTCACTTATCCCTTTTGGTAGTGTAGTGTTTGTAGTCTTCTACGTCCTGCTAGAGGCCGGTCTGGGTATCTCGCTTTTCGGCTGGTATTTAATAATGGACAAGGTTAGTACGTCCTCTAGGGGTAGGGTGCTCGCCCAATATTCCTTTTACTCTACCCTTGGCGGGCTCATAGCTACCTTGATTACAGGTTTCTTTGTAGGTGATGATAAGGCCCTTATAAGGCCCTTCTTTATGACCACAGGGCTGTTAATGGTTACCGACTCTTATATAGCTTATAAGTTTGATGTGGACTACGAAAGGCCCCCATTAAAGGGGCTAAGGGTGAGCAGGGAATTACGTGATTTCCTAGTGGTTACTTTTGCCTTTAACGTCATATGGTCCTCTGCATGGCCTATATTTCCTTTAGCCCAAGTATACGTATTTAACATGAACTTCGAAAACATAGCCATTATAGACACTATCTCCGGCGTCTCTACATTATTGATGCAGAACTGGGTCGGTAGGCTAGTCGATAAGAACAGAAAGATGGTGATGTTCACCGGGAGACTTGCACTAGCCACCTTTCCTTTAGCTTACGCTTTGTCCAGTTCAGTTTATGAGATCTATTTAGCTAACGTTATAGCCGGGTTTACAAATTCTGTTAACTCAACAGCTTACCTTTCATACTTATATGATAGTTCTAAAGACACAAGAAAAAGCATAGGGCTTTATAATGTAATTACAGCTTTAGGGGATCTTACGGGCTCCAGTATAGGGGGAATCACTGCTGAAATAGTTACGAATACCTTTGGTCTTGTACGGGGTATAAGGGAAATGATGCTCGCTATCGCGCTCCTTAGGGTCATAGCTTCCCTGTTTTACCTTAAACTTCATGAACCTATTAAGGCGTAG
- a CDS encoding PQQ-binding-like beta-propeller repeat protein gives MNKLKSIVLIITVLFLLLSEYLFLTNYYTSQKHYIISQNQGKEVEITSLPTVTKSPTYSVIQSIPIKPRGYTPSTYMFEGNPQHIYYVPINTGFFMLNLTGAIIVPPTIYGDLMYVVTSGPMNMSSGAMEEQVGCLYAINITNGQVIWYDKFPNQVMTVPITYEGEVIIGLGNACFINSTVRGTGENAIVAVNATDGKILWNYTTLGEDMPTPVIYHGMVIEANGNDEVLALNADNGKLVWEEDIGSYVSMSSPLLVGNIIYFGSANPYVFWAIDADNGKVIWEYNFSTQGLVFGGLDDSSPAYYRGVVVTSYTVHITNVTMSEFLVAFNATDGRMLWYLNEGNAPIPMYLESPPPVILDGVVYHDSPVGILYAVNITNGKVLWEFYTGPTVSNVDIVYGKYIIIQSRSGELYVLKLNGQLVKTVLTPVIPGPGNLLLTKNSLVMVGLNGLIDVVPVYALIGS, from the coding sequence GTGAATAAATTAAAATCGATAGTTTTGATAATTACAGTACTTTTTTTATTATTATCGGAATATTTATTTTTAACTAATTACTACACATCTCAAAAACACTACATTATATCACAAAACCAAGGTAAGGAGGTCGAGATAACCAGTTTACCTACGGTCACTAAATCTCCAACATATTCGGTCATACAGTCAATCCCCATTAAACCTAGAGGATACACTCCATCTACGTACATGTTTGAGGGAAACCCCCAACACATCTATTACGTCCCTATTAATACGGGCTTCTTCATGTTAAACTTGACCGGTGCTATAATAGTCCCGCCTACTATTTACGGTGACCTAATGTATGTAGTTACGTCTGGGCCGATGAATATGTCGAGTGGTGCGATGGAAGAACAAGTGGGTTGCCTTTATGCAATAAACATAACTAATGGACAGGTAATATGGTACGATAAATTCCCCAACCAAGTGATGACTGTCCCAATAACGTATGAGGGAGAAGTAATCATAGGACTAGGTAACGCGTGTTTCATTAACTCAACGGTCAGGGGGACTGGTGAAAACGCAATAGTTGCTGTCAACGCTACGGACGGGAAAATCTTATGGAATTACACGACGTTAGGCGAAGATATGCCCACTCCAGTAATATACCACGGGATGGTGATAGAAGCTAACGGAAACGATGAAGTCCTCGCTCTTAACGCTGATAACGGAAAATTAGTATGGGAAGAGGATATAGGTTCTTATGTCAGTATGTCCTCTCCACTGCTGGTGGGTAACATAATCTATTTCGGCTCTGCAAACCCCTATGTGTTCTGGGCTATAGACGCTGATAACGGAAAAGTAATTTGGGAATATAACTTCTCTACACAAGGTCTGGTGTTCGGAGGTCTGGACGACTCGTCCCCTGCTTACTATCGAGGTGTTGTGGTTACCTCTTACACCGTCCATATCACTAACGTTACCATGAGTGAATTCTTAGTAGCCTTCAACGCCACTGACGGGAGGATGTTGTGGTACCTAAATGAAGGGAATGCTCCCATACCTATGTACCTTGAATCACCGCCCCCCGTAATACTTGACGGTGTAGTATACCACGACTCTCCGGTGGGCATACTTTACGCTGTAAACATCACAAACGGAAAAGTATTGTGGGAGTTCTATACCGGTCCTACGGTGAGTAATGTTGACATAGTATACGGTAAGTATATAATTATACAGTCTAGGAGCGGTGAACTTTACGTACTTAAGCTAAACGGACAGTTAGTGAAGACGGTCCTGACGCCTGTCATACCGGGACCGGGGAACTTGCTATTAACCAAAAACTCTCTAGTAATGGTAGGACTTAACGGATTAATAGATGTAGTCCCGGTCTACGCCTTAATAGGTTCATGA
- a CDS encoding serine protease, whose protein sequence is MKKEYLIGILLIILIILAGIVGYLVGKNISGGKLTEQKVVNETTVIKTVYSSGYSDPASIGNGEDYLINPVFPDKTIASQYAYVTSGQGLVFIGNPFSTGNGYLAGAKGAAVVASMLAYQPLTEYNYYLYITAPNYINVPGAVKTDSATVMYLSSMLGQQSALNRSLYFLGDVGLEGYMYSTGVVYQRIVQLYQGGIYYLVVPKMMALAEGQNYQMAQQFAKEHGEVLYTVSSIPQIYQIVTSQQLPQPKGYIDFPVNLSAGYTYLSMIYDQLYNSTTNSSVKETASMYWSMAEKLASEGNYTVFYTFQNPAVEAIQILYQSNPSVNLAQEVMKAVSNAESLSNLWTIETAAEADYLYNQENISDQILANAWAALSLSISAGPTITPSGFYQGLYNEFLTDLYAAEYLDSVTNGNFGNVSLLLQVYRDPNVIYDYGFYANYYAQMAIAFRDYFLKQLNATDQALVLNSIYQYMANETQILESAAAYNDGPSLVGYVMMDYGLSSHNLTYLYYSMPFIRFTMNVEQLTWYIQT, encoded by the coding sequence ATGAAAAAAGAATATTTAATTGGTATATTATTAATAATTTTAATTATTCTAGCTGGGATAGTGGGTTATCTCGTAGGGAAAAATATCTCTGGCGGAAAACTGACCGAGCAAAAGGTGGTCAATGAGACTACGGTCATAAAGACAGTTTACTCTTCGGGCTATTCAGACCCGGCAAGCATAGGGAACGGCGAAGACTATCTGATTAACCCGGTCTTCCCTGATAAGACTATTGCGTCCCAATACGCATATGTAACTTCTGGCCAAGGGTTAGTATTTATAGGCAACCCTTTCTCTACCGGCAACGGTTATCTTGCAGGTGCAAAGGGTGCTGCCGTGGTCGCATCTATGCTTGCATATCAACCGTTAACTGAGTATAACTACTACCTATACATAACTGCACCTAATTACATTAACGTCCCTGGTGCAGTAAAGACTGACTCGGCTACCGTAATGTACTTAAGTTCAATGTTGGGTCAGCAATCAGCATTAAACAGGTCATTATATTTCTTGGGAGATGTAGGACTGGAAGGCTATATGTATTCTACTGGAGTAGTATACCAGAGGATTGTGCAACTTTACCAAGGAGGGATATATTATTTAGTAGTCCCCAAAATGATGGCATTAGCTGAGGGACAGAATTACCAAATGGCTCAGCAATTCGCCAAGGAACACGGAGAAGTACTGTACACTGTCTCATCAATCCCCCAAATTTATCAGATAGTAACATCACAGCAATTACCCCAACCTAAAGGGTACATAGACTTCCCGGTAAACCTTTCAGCAGGATATACTTATTTGTCTATGATCTATGACCAGCTCTACAACTCCACTACCAATTCCTCAGTTAAAGAAACTGCGTCGATGTATTGGTCGATGGCCGAAAAACTAGCCAGCGAGGGAAATTACACGGTATTTTATACCTTCCAAAACCCTGCAGTCGAGGCGATCCAAATACTTTACCAATCTAACCCATCAGTAAACTTAGCACAAGAGGTAATGAAAGCAGTGAGTAATGCTGAGAGTTTAAGTAACCTCTGGACTATAGAGACCGCGGCTGAGGCTGACTACCTCTATAACCAAGAAAACATTTCTGACCAAATTTTAGCTAACGCTTGGGCTGCGTTAAGCCTTTCCATAAGTGCAGGTCCTACGATAACACCCTCCGGGTTTTACCAAGGGCTTTACAACGAGTTCTTGACAGACCTTTATGCTGCAGAGTACTTAGACTCAGTAACTAACGGTAATTTCGGAAATGTAAGCTTACTACTCCAAGTGTATAGGGATCCTAACGTAATATACGATTATGGATTTTATGCGAATTATTATGCCCAAATGGCCATCGCATTCAGGGACTATTTTCTAAAACAGCTGAATGCTACTGATCAGGCCCTGGTCCTTAATTCAATATATCAATACATGGCTAATGAAACTCAAATACTAGAGAGTGCGGCAGCTTATAATGACGGGCCATCTTTGGTCGGTTATGTAATGATGGATTACGGTTTAAGCTCCCATAATCTTACCTACTTATACTATTCCATGCCGTTCATTAGGTTTACGATGAACGTAGAGCAACTCACTTGGTATATACAGACTTAA
- a CDS encoding ribbon-helix-helix protein, CopG family produces MKKVITFKVEDDVIKDLDTYAQKHGLNRSEVIRKAILKLIEEDKN; encoded by the coding sequence ATGAAAAAAGTCATTACATTTAAGGTGGAGGACGACGTAATAAAGGACCTCGATACATACGCTCAAAAGCACGGACTTAACAGGAGTGAAGTAATAAGGAAGGCTATATTGAAATTAATTGAAGAAGACAAAAACTAG
- the crn1 gene encoding CRISPR-associated ring nuclease Crn1, producing MVRLIATLGTSPGGIFESYKNLINGTYEEDNPEKIRVDEVYVIRTADKSVEFAWKLVKAIFVCCGGRDVAIYDIPLSITDIYSRKDYLLFKKEVENKIREGDFVDITGGRKSMAAAAALSAMRKRAKTITTIIPQPEYNRIQKEIEGLKSREAEIESAGDGRCEGISVCSLVSKSALTIMLT from the coding sequence ATGGTCAGGTTAATAGCGACTTTAGGCACCTCTCCAGGAGGGATATTCGAGAGCTATAAGAACCTCATTAACGGTACATATGAAGAAGACAACCCGGAGAAAATAAGGGTAGATGAGGTGTATGTTATAAGGACAGCGGATAAGTCCGTAGAATTTGCTTGGAAGTTAGTCAAGGCTATATTCGTGTGTTGTGGAGGGAGGGACGTGGCGATTTATGACATACCGCTTAGCATCACTGATATATACAGCAGGAAGGACTACCTACTCTTCAAAAAGGAAGTAGAAAACAAGATCAGAGAGGGCGATTTTGTAGACATAACCGGTGGGAGGAAGTCGATGGCTGCGGCTGCTGCACTGTCTGCGATGAGGAAAAGGGCGAAGACAATAACGACCATAATACCCCAACCTGAGTATAATAGGATACAAAAGGAGATTGAGGGGCTTAAGAGTAGAGAGGCTGAAATAGAGAGTGCTGGAGATGGGAGATGTGAGGGTATTAGTGTATGTAGTTTGGTGAGCAAGTCCGCTTTAACCATAATGCTAACCTGA
- a CDS encoding DmsC/YnfH family molybdoenzyme membrane anchor subunit — MEEILKTTEDKKVHLAFIFDPNKCIICNACVNACNSAYGGLNWRTLLVFGEDTKVGVSISCNHCENPLCMKACPANAIRRDELGIVYIDPKECIGCGYCTWACPYEEPKFTKEGIMSKCDFCRARLLNKQGLPLCVESCPTGALSFGWVKEKEYSAPYLAPYDITRPNLVVRQSKTEIKASPLKQRKEQNYWQLLLFTLFSEFALGSLFVPVKGVIPLILMLVGLVPSILHINRKDRFYRVIFNLKTSWLSREVFFASLSVLSLILYALTDTSVTLISSVTLVSLAVLSSIMLYLLKSVPSWYNLDTPISFVGTAFTTTFPIGYFLTHDPVYLVVGVVFSVAEMVVNKENKYRISLNSAYVVLAILSILFPLISLITVPVAVLSEFIQRKGFYEHILYYGLPK, encoded by the coding sequence ATGGAAGAGATTTTGAAAACTACTGAAGACAAAAAGGTGCACCTCGCGTTTATCTTTGACCCTAATAAATGCATAATCTGTAACGCTTGTGTCAACGCTTGTAATTCAGCTTATGGTGGGTTAAACTGGAGGACATTGTTAGTGTTTGGTGAGGACACTAAAGTAGGTGTGTCCATTTCATGTAACCACTGCGAAAACCCCTTATGTATGAAAGCTTGTCCTGCAAATGCTATAAGACGGGACGAATTGGGTATAGTCTACATAGACCCGAAAGAGTGTATAGGTTGCGGTTATTGTACGTGGGCCTGCCCCTATGAAGAACCCAAGTTCACTAAAGAAGGTATAATGAGCAAGTGTGACTTCTGTAGGGCCAGGCTATTAAACAAACAAGGGCTACCCCTCTGTGTCGAGTCGTGCCCCACCGGTGCACTATCCTTCGGGTGGGTAAAGGAAAAAGAATACAGTGCCCCTTACTTAGCCCCTTACGACATCACAAGACCTAACTTAGTAGTAAGGCAGAGCAAGACCGAGATAAAGGCCTCTCCGCTAAAGCAGAGAAAAGAGCAAAACTACTGGCAACTCCTCCTCTTTACGCTCTTCTCAGAGTTCGCCTTAGGTAGCCTTTTCGTACCCGTAAAGGGGGTAATCCCGTTAATACTGATGCTGGTGGGTTTAGTCCCGTCAATATTGCATATTAACAGGAAGGATAGGTTTTATAGAGTGATATTTAACCTGAAGACATCATGGTTAAGTAGAGAAGTGTTTTTCGCTTCCCTCTCAGTCTTATCCCTAATCCTATATGCACTGACCGACACATCTGTGACTTTAATCTCCTCAGTAACACTGGTCTCTCTAGCGGTCTTATCGTCTATCATGCTATACCTCCTTAAGAGCGTACCATCATGGTATAATTTGGACACCCCCATATCTTTCGTGGGTACAGCGTTTACTACTACTTTCCCTATAGGTTATTTCTTGACACACGACCCCGTATACTTGGTAGTAGGGGTAGTATTCAGCGTAGCTGAAATGGTAGTGAATAAAGAGAATAAATATAGAATTTCACTCAATTCGGCTTATGTAGTGCTAGCTATACTCTCTATTCTATTCCCGTTAATTAGTCTCATAACAGTTCCAGTAGCTGTATTATCGGAATTCATCCAAAGGAAGGGATTTTATGAACATATTTTATACTACGGCCTTCCAAAGTAG